In Sporosarcina psychrophila, a genomic segment contains:
- a CDS encoding HIT family protein, translated as MYEKECPYCNLLADPEQQIIFENATCAYIQKPSEQTVLEGSGLIVPKRHAVDVFSLTAQEWIDTQELLMKVKAYLEERYGHDGYSVGWNTGKTGGQSISHAHLHVIPRFADEPYAGKGIRHWIKQEANHRRV; from the coding sequence ATGTACGAAAAAGAGTGTCCATATTGCAATTTGCTAGCGGATCCTGAGCAACAAATTATCTTTGAAAATGCGACATGCGCTTATATTCAAAAGCCTTCCGAGCAAACTGTGTTGGAAGGGAGCGGGCTCATCGTTCCGAAACGGCATGCAGTCGATGTATTTTCATTAACCGCGCAGGAATGGATTGATACACAGGAACTGCTAATGAAAGTGAAAGCTTATTTGGAAGAGCGGTACGGGCACGATGGTTATTCGGTTGGTTGGAATACGGGAAAAACAGGCGGGCAATCGATTTCGCACGCGCATTTACATGTGATTCCGAGATTTGCGGATGAGCCGTATGCCGGGAAGGGTATCAGGCATTGGATTAAGCAAGAGGCTAATCACCGTCGTGTTTGA
- a CDS encoding diphthine--ammonia ligase translates to MEDILFVASWSGGKDSAMAYYRAMKAGGIPKRLWTMFEEDEERSKSHALPFEVVAAQAERIGVPLMIRGASWKGYEEQFLDAMKECVESGISHGVFGDIDLEDHLEWVQETCAKVNMKAVHPLWMEPRRKILDEFIEGGFEAYIVVVNTTMMPAHFIGRKFTIELMDELDALGIDSCGESGEFHTVVVDGPIFSERVPVVFSGQHKRDDYVFLDVSLGK, encoded by the coding sequence ATGGAGGATATATTATTTGTTGCATCATGGAGCGGCGGAAAAGATTCTGCGATGGCTTATTACCGCGCAATGAAAGCGGGTGGCATTCCGAAACGGTTATGGACAATGTTTGAAGAGGATGAAGAACGGTCAAAATCACATGCGCTGCCTTTTGAAGTCGTAGCAGCCCAAGCTGAAAGGATCGGCGTCCCTTTAATGATACGGGGAGCAAGCTGGAAAGGGTATGAAGAGCAATTTTTAGACGCGATGAAAGAATGTGTTGAGTCAGGCATCAGCCACGGGGTTTTCGGGGATATCGATCTTGAAGACCATTTGGAGTGGGTTCAAGAAACATGTGCGAAAGTCAATATGAAAGCAGTTCATCCATTATGGATGGAGCCGCGTCGCAAGATATTGGATGAGTTTATAGAGGGCGGATTCGAGGCATACATCGTTGTCGTCAATACAACAATGATGCCTGCCCACTTCATAGGCCGTAAATTTACTATCGAACTGATGGATGAACTCGATGCGCTCGGCATTGATTCATGCGGGGAATCTGGAGAATTTCACACTGTGGTTGTAGACGGACCGATTTTTAGTGAACGGGTCCCGGTCGTTTTTTCAGGGCAGCATAAACGGGATGACTATGTGTTTTTGGATGTATCATTGGGGAAATAA
- a CDS encoding PCYCGC motif-containing (lipo)protein — MKKKWIFILLAAVLVLSACGEKAQPSEKEHDMAHGEQQHVPNGDLQEVTASADILPSFLDDKSEDMRLVYQMAGTATDIIEWMPCYCGCGESAGHDSNLNCFIDEVREDGSVVWDDHGTRCQVCLDIAVQSVMMKQEGKSLKEIREFIDENYKEGYAEPTKTPMPA; from the coding sequence ATGAAAAAGAAATGGATATTTATCTTGCTTGCAGCAGTTCTTGTCCTTTCAGCATGCGGAGAAAAAGCGCAGCCAAGTGAGAAAGAACATGACATGGCACATGGGGAACAGCAGCATGTACCAAACGGTGACTTGCAAGAAGTAACAGCTTCTGCTGATATTTTACCGTCGTTCCTAGATGACAAGTCGGAGGATATGCGTCTTGTCTATCAAATGGCGGGAACTGCAACGGATATTATTGAGTGGATGCCTTGCTATTGTGGGTGTGGTGAAAGCGCAGGTCATGACAGTAACTTGAATTGTTTCATCGACGAAGTTCGTGAAGACGGTTCTGTTGTCTGGGATGACCATGGCACACGTTGCCAAGTTTGTCTGGATATCGCCGTGCAATCTGTAATGATGAAGCAAGAAGGTAAATCGTTAAAAGAAATCCGTGAATTCATCGATGAAAATTATAAAGAAGGCTACGCAGAACCAACAAAAACGCCGATGCCAGCATAA
- a CDS encoding NUDIX hydrolase has product MDYIQTMRKMIGKESLLTVGCGVIITNEDKILLQHRTDEDNWCIPGGVMELGETFEETAKRETYEETGLHVEGLKLFGLYSGEACFVTYPNGDQVYSVQVIFQTENYLGELKQGGTESKAHRFFGKDELPTNLNPRQKAFIRDWADEKKVPISDNGNTYN; this is encoded by the coding sequence ATGGATTACATTCAAACGATGAGGAAAATGATTGGTAAGGAATCACTACTAACGGTGGGTTGCGGCGTCATCATTACAAATGAAGATAAAATCTTGCTTCAACACCGCACAGATGAGGACAATTGGTGTATTCCTGGTGGTGTGATGGAGCTTGGGGAAACGTTTGAAGAAACGGCGAAAAGGGAGACATATGAAGAAACGGGACTGCATGTGGAGGGGCTTAAGCTATTTGGTCTTTATTCCGGAGAGGCCTGTTTTGTGACGTATCCGAATGGTGATCAAGTATATAGCGTGCAAGTTATTTTTCAAACAGAAAACTATTTGGGTGAACTAAAACAGGGCGGTACAGAAAGCAAAGCACATCGTTTTTTCGGAAAAGATGAATTGCCGACGAACCTAAACCCTAGGCAAAAAGCATTTATCCGAGACTGGGCGGATGAAAAAAAGGTGCCAATCAGCGATAATGGAAATACTTACAATTGA
- a CDS encoding FMN-binding glutamate synthase family protein, translating to MNWAESISITTALLILFLVILPITIAIYLYFYDKSQKQHAILRNFPILGRMRYVMEKTGPELRQYLFDDDNDGEPFNREEYLHMVMPGKYLNSVIGFGSKRDFEESGYYIRNAMFTKQNEEMRVDNSNLIDTMRYVVDEDNLFSRKEHREDIPTLPWLLPEEDAIVIGPNCEHPFHVRSMLGQSAMSYGALGENAITALSKGIGMAQGAWMNTGEGGLSQHHLAGGADIIAQIGSGLFGFRTEDGEFSFERVREKADIPQVKAFEIKLAQGAKMRGGHVEGAKVTEEIAAIRNVVPFVSINSPNRFHQFDDYPTLFEFIDQIRQHSGKPVGIKVVLGGKQDAEELASFMYETGMGPDFISLDGGEGGSGATYQDLADSVGLPLRSAIILLDDALRKFEVRDRVKIIASGKITSPDRAAIVLAMGADLVQVARGFMISVGCIMAHRCHTNDCPAGVATTDKKLQQGLVVEEKKYRVTNYILTMREGLFRVAAAAGLDSPTKLERHHVVYKDERGRVFPVE from the coding sequence ATGAATTGGGCGGAAAGTATTTCAATTACCACGGCGTTGTTAATTTTATTTCTAGTCATCTTACCAATTACAATTGCCATATATCTATACTTTTATGACAAAAGCCAAAAGCAACATGCGATTCTTCGGAATTTCCCGATTTTAGGGCGGATGCGTTATGTGATGGAGAAGACGGGTCCTGAGCTTCGTCAATATCTGTTTGACGACGATAATGATGGCGAACCATTCAATCGTGAAGAATACCTACACATGGTTATGCCAGGGAAATATTTGAATAGTGTCATCGGCTTTGGCTCGAAACGTGATTTTGAAGAATCGGGTTATTATATCCGCAACGCAATGTTTACGAAGCAAAATGAGGAAATGCGCGTTGATAATTCAAACCTTATAGATACGATGCGTTATGTCGTTGATGAAGATAATCTCTTCTCACGTAAAGAACACCGCGAAGATATTCCGACATTGCCTTGGTTGTTGCCAGAAGAGGATGCAATCGTCATTGGTCCGAACTGTGAGCATCCATTTCATGTCCGCAGCATGCTTGGTCAATCCGCGATGAGTTATGGGGCACTCGGGGAAAATGCAATCACTGCATTGTCAAAAGGGATTGGCATGGCGCAAGGGGCTTGGATGAATACCGGCGAAGGAGGTCTGTCCCAGCATCACTTGGCGGGCGGTGCAGATATCATTGCACAAATTGGCTCGGGTTTGTTCGGATTTAGAACGGAGGATGGCGAATTCAGTTTTGAGCGGGTTCGTGAAAAAGCGGATATTCCGCAAGTCAAAGCGTTTGAAATTAAATTAGCGCAAGGTGCGAAAATGCGCGGTGGGCACGTTGAAGGGGCGAAGGTAACGGAAGAAATTGCGGCAATTCGTAATGTTGTCCCGTTTGTCTCTATTAATAGTCCAAACCGCTTTCACCAGTTTGATGATTACCCAACACTTTTTGAATTCATTGATCAAATTCGTCAGCATTCGGGTAAACCGGTTGGTATTAAGGTTGTCCTCGGTGGGAAACAGGATGCAGAGGAACTTGCGTCATTCATGTATGAAACAGGTATGGGTCCCGACTTTATCTCATTAGATGGTGGGGAGGGCGGCTCGGGCGCTACATACCAGGATCTTGCTGATAGCGTTGGATTACCGTTGCGGTCAGCAATTATTCTTCTGGACGATGCACTTCGAAAATTTGAAGTACGTGACCGCGTGAAAATTATTGCATCGGGTAAGATTACGTCACCGGACCGAGCAGCAATAGTTCTAGCAATGGGAGCAGATCTTGTTCAGGTTGCGCGTGGTTTTATGATCTCGGTCGGTTGCATTATGGCGCACCGTTGTCATACGAATGATTGTCCAGCGGGCGTTGCGACGACAGATAAGAAATTACAGCAAGGCCTCGTCGTCGAAGAGAAAAAGTACCGTGTCACGAATTATATTTTGACGATGCGAGAAGGACTTTTCCGTGTCGCTGCAGCGGCAGGTCTGGATTCGCCAACGAAACTCGAACGACATCATGTCGTTTACAAAGACGAACGGGGACGCGTCTTCCCTGTGGAATGA
- a CDS encoding RNA polymerase sigma factor, with translation MTKNEKFELVEKFIVENREAHYRLAYSYVRNKENALDIVQDAILKALNSIDRLEEISYLKTWFYRIIVNTSIDFIRKHQRITVMDDDILGIHLPQLEDDIIDMDLHDAIDQLPPKYRSLIILRFFEDLKIDEIAVVMDENVNTIKTRLYAALKKLRIEVGEEFRL, from the coding sequence ATGACAAAAAATGAGAAGTTTGAGCTTGTAGAAAAATTTATAGTAGAGAATCGTGAAGCCCATTATCGCCTTGCATACAGCTATGTTAGAAATAAAGAAAATGCACTTGATATTGTACAAGATGCCATTTTAAAAGCCCTCAATTCAATTGATCGACTTGAAGAGATTTCCTATTTGAAAACTTGGTTCTACCGGATCATCGTTAATACATCCATTGATTTCATCCGAAAACATCAGCGTATTACAGTGATGGATGATGACATTCTCGGCATTCATTTGCCACAGTTAGAGGATGACATTATCGACATGGACTTACATGATGCCATTGACCAGTTGCCTCCTAAATACAGATCTCTTATTATTCTTAGATTTTTCGAGGATTTGAAAATTGATGAAATCGCTGTAGTGATGGATGAAAATGTGAATACGATTAAAACAAGATTATATGCAGCATTAAAAAAGTTACGCATTGAAGTTGGGGAGGAATTCAGGTTATGA
- the nfsA gene encoding oxygen-insensitive NADPH nitroreductase: protein MVIDLLSAHASVRKYKDITLSKEEVLELIRAGQHAASSHFVQAYSVIYVTDAEKRKKLAELAKNPQQILSAGAVLVFCADYCRLKKAANLVGKDIDFSSAESVLVGSIDVALFAQNVAIAAESKGYGICYIGGVRNAPEEISELLSLPNGVAPLFAMTIGVPDEANEVKPRLPVEAIIHENSYNTDKYDELIPKYDETMNDYYLSRGSNRKDAAWSDSMADFLEVPRRTHMKDFLKKQGFEFN, encoded by the coding sequence ATGGTTATCGACTTATTATCTGCCCACGCATCTGTGCGAAAATATAAAGACATTACACTATCAAAAGAAGAAGTACTTGAACTCATTCGGGCTGGGCAGCATGCCGCAAGTTCGCACTTTGTCCAAGCATACTCTGTCATTTATGTAACGGATGCTGAAAAACGTAAGAAACTAGCGGAACTCGCGAAGAACCCGCAACAGATTTTATCAGCTGGCGCCGTTTTGGTCTTCTGCGCGGACTATTGTCGATTGAAAAAGGCAGCTAACTTAGTCGGAAAAGACATCGATTTCTCCTCTGCTGAAAGTGTCCTTGTCGGCTCCATCGACGTTGCTTTATTCGCCCAAAATGTAGCGATCGCGGCCGAATCAAAAGGTTATGGCATCTGTTATATCGGAGGGGTTCGTAATGCACCTGAGGAAATAAGCGAATTGCTATCGCTTCCCAACGGTGTTGCTCCACTATTTGCCATGACAATTGGCGTTCCTGACGAAGCGAATGAAGTGAAACCGCGCTTACCGGTAGAAGCAATTATTCACGAAAACAGCTACAATACCGATAAATACGACGAACTTATCCCTAAGTATGATGAAACAATGAACGACTATTATTTAAGCCGTGGCTCAAACCGTAAAGACGCCGCCTGGTCCGATTCCATGGCAGACTTTTTAGAAGTCCCTCGTCGAACGCATATGAAAGATTTTTTGAAGAAACAGGGATTTGAGTTTAACTAG
- a CDS encoding nucleoside triphosphate pyrophosphohydrolase, with product MPIYNKLVRDRIPEIIEKSGLICNTRLLNEDEYINEINKKMHEELEEYESTETTDDAIEELADLLELIHAAVSYYGVSFEDLEKVRVEKAEKRGGFEEQIFLMDVEED from the coding sequence ATGCCGATATATAATAAATTAGTACGCGACCGTATTCCCGAAATCATCGAAAAGTCCGGTCTGATTTGCAATACACGCCTTTTGAATGAAGACGAATACATTAACGAAATCAACAAAAAAATGCACGAAGAACTGGAGGAATACGAATCCACCGAGACGACAGATGACGCCATCGAAGAACTTGCGGATTTGTTGGAGCTCATCCATGCAGCCGTTTCATATTACGGGGTATCATTTGAAGATTTAGAAAAGGTAAGAGTAGAAAAGGCTGAGAAACGCGGCGGATTCGAAGAGCAGATTTTCCTTATGGATGTTGAAGAAGACTGA
- a CDS encoding class I SAM-dependent methyltransferase has translation MQFEELVDELTRRITDGSFIGGTISQSRTKTDELKRVKVKPVEIKGQLHIQFEYQYERVLNHENVTPDSLRAHLQQLLERFRQLHAEFSDEKVQVQLTKKFKVMWKSEKGASEKVVDLSHNRKKNYLLDENTPYPFLVRLGVQTPDGKVKKQKHDKFRQINRFVEFIDDSLAHLPKDRTVRILDFGSGKSYLTFALYHYLRIEKGLDIKVTGLDLKKEVIEECNTIAKDLGYDNLEFLVGDINDYNDETSVDMVVTLHACDVATDMALARAVKWGAKVILSVPCCQHELFSQVNSPALDVMLQHGLIKERFSALATDSIRAELLSLVGYEAQLLEFIDMEHTPKNILIRAYQTGREASADEVKRYTEFRKLLNADPFLEKELGDLLNI, from the coding sequence ATGCAATTTGAGGAATTAGTGGACGAATTAACACGACGGATAACAGACGGGTCTTTCATTGGCGGGACAATCAGCCAATCCCGCACAAAAACAGATGAATTAAAACGGGTGAAAGTGAAACCTGTGGAAATAAAAGGACAGCTGCATATTCAATTTGAATACCAGTACGAAAGAGTGCTGAACCATGAAAATGTTACCCCTGATTCATTGCGAGCACATTTACAACAACTACTCGAGCGTTTCAGACAACTACACGCTGAGTTTTCGGATGAAAAAGTCCAGGTTCAGCTGACGAAAAAGTTTAAAGTAATGTGGAAGTCTGAAAAAGGAGCATCTGAAAAAGTAGTTGACCTTTCACACAACCGCAAGAAAAATTATTTATTGGATGAAAATACTCCCTATCCATTTCTAGTACGACTTGGCGTCCAAACGCCCGACGGCAAAGTGAAAAAACAAAAGCACGACAAGTTTAGGCAAATTAACCGGTTCGTCGAATTCATCGACGATTCTCTTGCGCACTTACCGAAAGATCGAACTGTACGTATTCTTGATTTCGGTTCCGGTAAATCATATTTAACATTTGCGCTCTATCATTATTTACGTATCGAAAAAGGACTGGATATCAAGGTAACTGGGCTTGATTTGAAAAAAGAAGTGATTGAGGAATGTAACACCATTGCGAAGGATCTTGGTTACGATAATCTTGAATTTCTAGTAGGAGATATCAATGATTATAATGACGAAACGTCAGTTGACATGGTCGTCACCTTACATGCATGCGATGTTGCAACAGATATGGCGCTTGCCCGTGCGGTGAAATGGGGAGCGAAAGTCATTTTGAGCGTTCCATGTTGCCAGCACGAACTATTCTCGCAGGTTAATTCCCCCGCGCTCGACGTTATGCTTCAACACGGACTCATCAAAGAACGGTTCTCAGCACTTGCTACTGATTCCATTCGTGCCGAGCTGTTATCACTCGTGGGTTACGAGGCTCAGTTACTCGAATTCATCGACATGGAGCACACACCCAAAAACATTTTGATTCGAGCTTATCAGACCGGACGAGAAGCTTCTGCTGATGAAGTGAAACGGTACACTGAATTTAGGAAGCTGTTGAATGCAGATCCTTTTTTAGAGAAAGAACTGGGCGATTTATTGAATATATGA
- the fumC gene encoding class II fumarate hydratase, whose translation MDYRIEHDTFGEIKVPADKLWGAQTQRSKQNFKIGGEKMPIGVIRAFAHLKKSAAIASHAHGAISEAKMKAISAAADEVVSGKLDDHFPLVVWQTGSGTQSNMNMNEVLAHRGNQLLEEWGEEERLHPNDDVNKSQSSNDTFPTALHVAGVVAVQQQLVPAIGVLKETLNKKSEEFMDIIKIGRTHLQDATPLTLGQEISGWHRMLEKTEKMITDSVESMKELAIGGTAVGTGLNAPAGFGDRVATEISTAVGIEFTSAVNKFHSLTSYDEIVYVHGAIKALAADLMKIANDVRWLASGPRSGIGEITIPENEPGSSIMPGKVNPTQSEALTMVVAQVMGNDATIGFAASQGNFELNVFKPVIIFNFLQSVTLLSDAMISFNDNCAVGIEPNREEIDRKVQNSLMLVTALNPYIGYENAAKIAKTAHAEGTTLKEAALKSGLLTEEQFDEYVVPSKMIGK comes from the coding sequence ATGGATTATCGTATTGAACACGACACATTTGGTGAAATTAAAGTACCTGCGGACAAGCTATGGGGAGCGCAAACGCAACGCAGTAAACAAAATTTTAAAATTGGCGGAGAAAAAATGCCAATTGGTGTTATTCGTGCATTTGCCCATTTGAAAAAATCTGCAGCAATCGCGAGCCATGCACACGGTGCTATCTCAGAAGCAAAAATGAAGGCTATCTCTGCAGCGGCGGATGAAGTAGTCTCTGGCAAACTGGATGATCATTTCCCACTTGTCGTTTGGCAAACAGGAAGCGGTACGCAGTCAAACATGAATATGAACGAAGTGCTTGCACACCGTGGAAATCAACTTCTTGAAGAGTGGGGCGAGGAAGAACGCCTTCATCCGAACGATGATGTCAATAAATCACAAAGTTCAAACGACACATTCCCTACAGCGTTGCATGTTGCAGGCGTCGTGGCAGTACAACAACAACTCGTACCGGCAATTGGTGTATTGAAAGAAACACTTAACAAGAAGTCCGAAGAGTTCATGGATATCATTAAAATCGGCCGTACGCATTTACAAGACGCGACACCTTTAACGCTTGGCCAGGAAATTAGCGGTTGGCACCGGATGCTCGAGAAAACAGAAAAAATGATTACGGACAGCGTCGAGTCGATGAAAGAACTTGCAATCGGTGGAACAGCTGTTGGTACAGGACTTAACGCACCTGCAGGATTTGGGGACCGTGTTGCTACTGAAATCAGCACAGCAGTAGGAATCGAATTTACGTCTGCGGTAAATAAATTCCATTCACTTACGAGCTATGATGAAATTGTTTACGTTCATGGCGCTATCAAAGCACTTGCAGCAGACCTAATGAAAATTGCGAATGATGTGCGCTGGTTGGCTAGTGGACCACGTTCAGGTATTGGTGAAATTACAATTCCTGAGAACGAACCAGGCAGTTCCATCATGCCTGGAAAAGTGAACCCGACTCAAAGTGAAGCATTGACGATGGTTGTCGCACAAGTGATGGGGAATGACGCAACAATCGGTTTCGCAGCGAGCCAGGGGAACTTCGAACTGAACGTCTTCAAACCGGTTATCATATTCAACTTCCTTCAATCCGTGACGTTGTTGAGCGATGCGATGATCAGTTTCAACGATAACTGTGCAGTTGGAATTGAACCAAATCGTGAAGAAATTGATCGTAAAGTTCAAAACTCACTTATGCTTGTGACGGCACTTAATCCTTATATCGGTTACGAAAATGCAGCGAAAATCGCGAAAACAGCACATGCGGAAGGAACAACGCTAAAAGAGGCGGCACTTAAATCGGGCTTGCTGACAGAAGAACAATTTGACGAGTATGTCGTTCCTTCAAAAATGATTGGGAAATAA
- a CDS encoding AMP-binding protein: protein MTLLRKTVGQIVREQAELYPDQEAYVYPEHGIRRTYKEFDKETDKLAKAFIAMGIEKGENIAIWSDNKREWLLSQYATGKMGAVLVTVNTNYQATELEYLLKQSDATTLILDESFKGTSYIDIIRTVCPELVTSERGSISSVKLPHFKRIILMTEREEQGMYKWSEFMAQADKVTDEQFEGQFQSLDPDDVINIQYTSGTTGFPKGVMLTHYNVVNNGKQIGDYMKLTEQDRVCIPVPFFHCFGCVLGTLAAVTHGSAMILLEQFDPLRVLQAVQDEKCTALHGVPTMFIAELNHPDFKNYDTSTLRTGIMAGSVCPIEVMKRVIEDMGASEITICYGQTEASPVITQTKTDDPIGKRVSTVGKPHPNVEVKIIDPVTGEELPVGVPGELCTRGYNIMKGYYNNAEATREAIDAEGWLHTGDIAVMDADGYIDITGRIKDMVIRGGENIYPKEVEEFLYTHPDIADVQVVGVPDAKYGEELMAWVILKEGLNLDEESVRAFCKGRISHHKIPKYIEFIKEYPMTASGKIQKFKLREMSVEKSYQ, encoded by the coding sequence ATGACATTGCTACGTAAAACAGTGGGGCAAATTGTAAGGGAACAAGCGGAGCTTTATCCGGACCAGGAAGCTTATGTCTATCCGGAACATGGAATTCGAAGAACATATAAAGAATTTGATAAAGAAACGGACAAACTTGCAAAAGCATTTATTGCTATGGGCATCGAAAAAGGGGAAAACATTGCCATATGGTCAGACAATAAAAGGGAATGGCTGCTTAGCCAATATGCAACAGGGAAGATGGGGGCAGTCCTGGTCACCGTAAATACGAATTACCAAGCTACAGAACTGGAATATTTGCTGAAGCAATCTGATGCAACTACGCTCATTCTGGATGAAAGCTTTAAAGGAACGAGTTACATAGATATTATCCGTACGGTTTGTCCTGAACTGGTGACGAGTGAGAGGGGCTCTATATCAAGTGTCAAACTGCCTCATTTCAAACGAATCATCCTGATGACGGAACGAGAAGAACAAGGTATGTACAAATGGTCGGAATTCATGGCGCAAGCTGATAAAGTAACGGATGAGCAGTTTGAGGGACAATTTCAATCGCTTGATCCCGATGATGTCATTAATATTCAATATACTTCTGGCACAACAGGCTTTCCTAAAGGGGTCATGCTGACACATTATAACGTCGTGAATAACGGTAAACAAATTGGGGATTACATGAAACTGACAGAGCAGGACCGCGTTTGTATTCCTGTTCCATTTTTCCATTGTTTTGGTTGTGTACTAGGAACGCTCGCGGCGGTTACGCACGGTTCAGCGATGATTTTACTCGAACAGTTCGATCCATTGCGTGTACTTCAAGCGGTACAAGACGAGAAGTGTACAGCACTTCATGGGGTGCCGACGATGTTCATCGCAGAGTTGAATCACCCTGACTTTAAGAACTACGATACATCTACGCTTCGTACCGGTATTATGGCTGGATCTGTCTGTCCGATTGAAGTTATGAAACGTGTTATTGAAGATATGGGAGCAAGTGAAATTACGATTTGTTACGGCCAGACAGAGGCGTCCCCTGTCATTACACAGACGAAGACAGATGATCCAATCGGAAAACGCGTATCGACAGTAGGCAAGCCGCATCCGAACGTTGAAGTCAAAATTATTGATCCTGTAACGGGTGAAGAGCTGCCGGTTGGCGTGCCAGGGGAACTTTGCACGCGTGGTTATAACATTATGAAAGGGTATTACAACAATGCGGAAGCAACACGTGAAGCGATTGATGCAGAAGGTTGGCTTCATACGGGCGATATTGCAGTGATGGATGCAGATGGCTACATCGATATTACGGGGCGCATCAAAGATATGGTCATCCGTGGTGGCGAAAATATTTACCCGAAAGAGGTTGAGGAATTTCTGTATACGCATCCTGATATCGCAGACGTACAGGTCGTCGGTGTGCCAGATGCGAAATACGGTGAGGAACTAATGGCGTGGGTTATTCTGAAAGAAGGCCTGAATCTTGATGAAGAGTCCGTACGCGCATTTTGTAAGGGGCGTATTTCACATCATAAGATACCAAAGTACATTGAGTTTATAAAAGAATATCCAATGACTGCTTCGGGGAAAATACAAAAGTTCAAACTGCGAGAAATGTCCGTAGAAAAGTCATACCAATAA
- a CDS encoding RsiV family protein, with protein MKELKKLKKNYDETEIPSELEDVVKASIRRAKASQKRRPFLKQWTIGAAAAAALFIGSINVSPSFAQAMANVPLLGAIVDVFTAQQLTVDEKTYQANVATPAIEGLTDEGLQASLNEKYLEENKLLFEQFQQEAAELEKAGGGHLGIDTGYEVKTDTDQLLSIARYEVNTVGSSSTTMKYDTIDKQNNVLITLPSLFKDDKYVDAISSYLVSEMERQMAADEEVSYFLNSEFFDDFKTIQADQSFYITADNKLVISFDKYEIAPGYMGVVTFEIPSEILSDLLVSDTYIN; from the coding sequence ATGAAAGAATTGAAAAAGTTGAAAAAGAACTATGACGAAACAGAGATTCCGTCTGAGTTGGAAGACGTCGTAAAAGCTTCGATTCGTCGAGCAAAAGCGTCACAGAAAAGACGTCCATTTCTAAAACAATGGACGATTGGAGCCGCCGCTGCTGCTGCTCTATTCATCGGTAGTATAAATGTCAGTCCATCCTTCGCACAGGCAATGGCAAATGTTCCGCTTCTTGGGGCGATTGTGGATGTATTTACCGCACAACAATTGACTGTCGATGAAAAAACGTACCAAGCAAATGTCGCCACACCAGCAATTGAAGGATTGACTGATGAAGGACTGCAAGCTTCTCTGAATGAGAAATACCTTGAGGAAAACAAATTACTTTTCGAACAGTTCCAACAAGAGGCCGCGGAATTGGAAAAGGCAGGTGGCGGTCATCTTGGCATCGACACTGGCTACGAAGTGAAAACAGATACTGACCAGCTTCTATCGATTGCTCGCTATGAGGTGAATACGGTCGGATCCTCTTCAACAACAATGAAGTACGACACAATTGATAAGCAGAACAACGTGTTAATCACATTGCCAAGTCTTTTTAAAGATGACAAATACGTCGATGCTATTAGCTCATATTTAGTAAGTGAAATGGAGCGACAAATGGCAGCAGATGAAGAGGTCTCTTACTTTTTGAATAGCGAATTTTTCGATGACTTCAAAACAATCCAAGCCGATCAGTCATTCTATATTACAGCTGATAATAAGCTTGTCATTTCATTCGATAAATATGAAATTGCACCTGGTTATATGGGTGTCGTGACGTTTGAAATTCCGTCAGAAATTTTGAGTGATTTACTGGTCAGTGACACATACATTAACTAA